The Mytilus trossulus isolate FHL-02 chromosome 13, PNRI_Mtr1.1.1.hap1, whole genome shotgun sequence genome has a segment encoding these proteins:
- the LOC134694735 gene encoding ankyrin repeat and SOCS box protein 8-like, translating to MWYAMENEQNMYALSERLIRAISNWHLCVPSVDDIEDLIDAGADVNRLHGTLLPLHCACMVSDNETLKLLLDKGARVNDADGYGRTALHYAAERDSVCTEMLIEHGANVNAGDANSNTALHWAAFKSNEPCVILLLKNGANVDAHDFNDDTPLSWAARKGSVSIIKLLLDYNACVNCKNLRGLTALHRIASVLASGLNTDADSDCMELLLRAVGQFDFRNENSELPADLARDNKLCETLLPLSQNVRPLENLCRFTIRKFLGQRYLPNVVPKLPLPRSIQELVLLKK from the exons ATGTGGTATGCTATGGAGAATGAACAGAATATGTATGCTTTATCAGAGCGTCTGATTCGAGCAATCAGTAATTGGCATTTATGTGTTCCCTCTGTAGACGACATAGAAGATCTTATTGATGCAGGGGCAGATGTTAACAGACTGCATGGTACTTTGTTACCCCTCCATTGTGCCTGTATGGTCAGCGACAATGAAACTCTCAAGTTATTGTTGGACAAAGGTGCTAGG gtaaatgatGCTGACGGTTATGGGAGAACAGCTTTACACTATGCTGCTGAGCGAGATTCCGTTTGTACAGAAATGTTGATAGAACATGGAGCCAACGTAAATGCAGGAGATGCTAATTCAAACACTGCTTTACATTGGGCAGCATTTAAGAGCAACGAACCATGTGTTATATTGTTATTAAAGAATGGGGCCAATGTTGACGCCCATGATTTCAATGATGACACACCTCTCAGTTGGGCAGCTAGAAAAGGCAGTGTATCTATAATAAAACTCCTTTTAGATTACAATGCTTGTGTCAATTGTAAAAATCTTCGTGGACTTACAGCATTACATAGGATAGCATCAGTATTAGCTAGTGGACTCAACACAGATGCGGACAGTGACTGCATGGAGTTATTGCTGAGAGCTGTTGGTCAGTTTGACTTTCGAAATGAGAATTCAGAACTTCCGGCTGATTTAGCTAGAGACAATAAGTTATGCGAAACACTGTTACCACTCTCACAGAATGTTCGACCATTGGAAAATCTATGTCGTTTTACTATTAGGAAATTTTTAGGCCAAAGATACTTGCCAAACGTTGTACCAAAGTTACCTCTTCCTAGATCTATTCAAGAGTTAgtcttgttaaaaaaatga